In the genome of Acaryochloris sp. CCMEE 5410, the window TCTAAGAACAGAACGGCAAAAATTTCCTCTGGATGCCGCTGAAAGGAACGACAAGCCTGCTCCAATCGATCCATAAACAGAACCCGATTGGGTAACTGGGTTAAACCATCATGAAGTGCATCATGGAGCAGAGCCTGTTCTGTTTGCTTCCGTTCTGAGGCATCTTCCAAGGTGCCTGCTGTGCCTATACGGGTTCCGTCCTCAGCGCGCATGACATGGTTATGGACCACCACCCAGGCGCACCCACCCTGCTGACTAAAGAAACGCAACTCATGGCCATAGCTCTCGGCGGTCTGTTCCACAAGATTATGAAACGCCTCCTGAAGACCCGGTCGATCGTCGGGATGCACAAAATCCCAAATGGGTTTCCCTAGGCTGTCTTCTAAAGAAACCCCAGTTAATTTAGACCATGCAGGATTGAGATAGGTCCAATGCCCTGCTAGATCTGTCTTAAAGATGACAATGGAGATATCAGCCAGCAGCGTTTGATAGTGGTCAATTTGCTGCTGAGCATTCACTTCTAGGCGCTTAAAGCCAGCAATATTGGTCAGGACACCCACAACCCGGTTCGGAACCCCTTGGGCATCCCGCTGGATCACGCCCCGATCGCACATAAAGGGTTGCCCATCAGATTGCCAACGATACTCCAGCTCAAATTGATCCTCCCCCTGAAAGTCTTGATCGATCAGAGTTTCTAATAGATGTCGATCTTCAGGATGGATTTGATCCAGCCATTCCAGTACAGAGAATTGGCGGGGGGCATGGGGCTTAGCAGCCTGCTCCTCAGTTGTTTTCGTAAACTGGAGGATGGAAGCGGAGGCAATATCCCAGTCATAAAAACAGCCTCTGAAACTGCTAGCAACTAGGGCAAATCGTTCTTGAACGGTATTGAAACAGGTGTTCGACCGTTCAGCCTGGATGAGCCAAGCCAAAAAGCTGGCGACCTGTTTGCCCCACAAACAGAGCATATCTGCATCGGGCAGGAGCTCAGGGCTCCCTAATGTCAACATCCCCAAAACCGTATGATTGGTTGCCACAGGCAGTTGCACAACCGTTTTAAGTAATGCCGAGGGAGGGAGGTAAGATGCCAAGTGGGTCTGGTTGATCACCCCTTGATCATCCACCAGAACAAGGGGCCTAGAAGCCCCGAGCACCTGGCTAGCCTGATGGTTAAGGCGTTGTAATGTCCCCTCATCCTCATGATTGAGACGTCTAATCGTCCCGGCCTGAAACTGCAGGGTTTGCTGATTCGGGTCATAAAAATCAAGCACAACGATGGCAAATCCCAGGGTCTCACTGAGAATTTCCACTGATTTTTGCAACCGTTCTGATAAGGACAGATACTGTGAATCCAGATCAGCTAGTTTCTGGTACGCCAGCAGAAAGTGATTGCCTGTAGCCTGCGACTGGGCAACTTCTGGCAAGGCCAACGTGGGTGATTCCAACTGATCAAGCAGGGTTTTAAGCCCCAACGACAGTTGTCTTGGGACAATGGTTAATTGATTCCAGAACTGCTGAATTACTGACAACCTCGTTTACTCTGCGACCGCCTATTATTAATTGCCCTGCCCATCTCTTTAACGAAAGAGATGGTTCCTCCAAACTGTCCTTGAAACACCTATCGTTGCAGCCTTCTGCCAACCTCAGAATGCACAACGGCCCGTATTCAGAACAGCTTAAGGAGTGTAATACTCATCATGATCAAACAACAGGACCAAAAGAAGCCAAACCCTCATCAGCCTTAGTGTACCCCCAGAGGCAGCTGACTCTTAACAGAAAAATTCGAATCTGATGACGTTTTTAACTCTCTTAGCACTCTTATTAAAAATAATTCTCACAAACGGCCAATCAACCTTCTCGTAAGTCAAGCTTTAGCAACGGTAAGAAACGATCAGGAATGCTTTCAGATTCAGTTTGGCCAATCCGGTAAGCCCCTACATTACGGTAAAAGGCCTCCGCATTCGGATCGCTCTGAATCAGAATCGATTGCGTCTCCCAAATAGCAGCTTGGCGTTGGGCATGACGGATCAGATATTTGCCATGGCCCTGCCCAATAGAACTGGGGGACACAAACAGGGCAATCAGCTCCATTTCTTGGGCAGGCAGGTGTTCTAATCCATAAAAGCCAATTAAACGATTTTCTCTTTCACCTAGAAAAAAATGATATTGGGGTTGATTAATGTGTGCTGCAGTGTAGGTTAATTCAGACCGACAGGCTACCATAAAATCAGAGGAATATCCCCAATAGGCTTTTGACTGAAAGGCTAACTGGTTGAGTGCAGGTAAATCCTCACAGCTTGCTTTTCTGATTTCTAATGAAAAAATAGGCATAACACTGGACACTTAAGAAATCTAAACACTAGGGTTTGACTTTAGTTTCACGCAATAGCATCTTGTTAAATAGATAACCTTTCAGATTTAATCCTTAATCTCCATTTAACGTACCTTTTAGCTATCGACATTTAAGTCCTAATGTCCAGTAGTTGAAGGCATTCATGATTCCTTCAAGGAAACAAAATCTGAACCTTTTATGTCATTAGATTGCTACTAGCTAGCGTTAAAAGTGTGTTGCAGAATGATTCATCTCGCTGGCTAAATCAAACGGATGAAACCAGTCTAGATTTAATCTAATTACTGTAGTAGCAATACTTGATTCAACAATTCCCCCAAACCGTCGTTATCCAAGTTTTGAATAAGCAGAAGTTTTCTTCATGCTTTTTCTCCATGGCTTAGGAAAAATTCTATGGATTTTAAATCAAGAAAACCCATATTCGCCGTTTCGACTTCTTGGATGAGGGGTTCAC includes:
- a CDS encoding GNAT family N-acetyltransferase — its product is MPIFSLEIRKASCEDLPALNQLAFQSKAYWGYSSDFMVACRSELTYTAAHINQPQYHFFLGERENRLIGFYGLEHLPAQEMELIALFVSPSSIGQGHGKYLIRHAQRQAAIWETQSILIQSDPNAEAFYRNVGAYRIGQTESESIPDRFLPLLKLDLREG